The following are encoded together in the Chlorocebus sabaeus isolate Y175 chromosome 20, mChlSab1.0.hap1, whole genome shotgun sequence genome:
- the LOC119624310 gene encoding large ribosomal subunit protein eL39, translated as MSSHKTFRIKRFLAKKQKQNRPIPQWIRMKTGNKIRYNSKRRHWRRTKLGL; from the coding sequence ATGTCTTCTCACAAGACTTTCAGGATTAAGCGATTCCTggccaagaaacaaaagcaaaatcgtCCCATTCCCCAGTGGATtcggatgaaaactggaaataaaataaggtaCAACTCCAAAAGGAGACATTGGAGAAGAACCAAGCTGGGTCTATAA